The following are encoded together in the Thalassomonas haliotis genome:
- a CDS encoding L-serine ammonia-lyase: protein MISVFDMFSIGIGPSSSHTVGPMRAAKKFIDDLAGQAQLTRADRVKCELFGSLGQTGIGHGTGKAVILGLCGETPEDIPVESIETLLEGVVSSETIALDGTHRVSFPKGDAIIYHRRKTLPAHANAMTLYAYQGDELLLEQTYYSIGGGFIVQDCDFEKEKDKALSLHDNINRPHRFSSADELIKLATEKGLSISTIMLDNEKCLNDESTIRTKLIGIWQAMRDSVDRGIRTEGILPGGLKVMRRAPALHRSLCVEQNSDPLTAMDWVNLFALAVNEENAAGSRVVTAPTNGAAGIIPAVLCYYDKFIKPVTDEDCIRYLLTAAAIGILYKTNASISGAEVGCQGEVGVACSMAAGALTEIMGGSPTQVENAAEIGMEHNLGLTCDPVGGLVQVPCIERNAMGSVKAINASRLALRGTGTQKVSLDKVIKTMWDTGNDMKSKYKETSRGGLAVNIIEC, encoded by the coding sequence ATGATTAGTGTATTTGATATGTTTTCCATCGGCATAGGTCCGTCCTCTTCCCATACGGTCGGCCCGATGCGCGCAGCCAAAAAGTTTATCGATGATCTGGCCGGCCAGGCGCAGTTAACCAGGGCCGATCGGGTTAAATGTGAGCTGTTTGGCTCCCTTGGCCAAACCGGTATTGGCCACGGCACCGGCAAAGCGGTGATCCTGGGCTTATGCGGGGAAACTCCGGAAGATATCCCGGTAGAGTCGATTGAAACCTTGCTTGAAGGCGTGGTCAGCAGCGAAACCATAGCACTTGACGGCACGCACAGGGTAAGTTTCCCCAAAGGGGATGCCATCATCTATCACAGGCGTAAAACCCTGCCGGCCCATGCAAATGCCATGACCTTGTATGCCTACCAGGGAGACGAGCTGTTATTAGAGCAAACTTATTATTCTATCGGCGGCGGCTTTATTGTCCAGGATTGCGACTTTGAAAAAGAAAAAGACAAAGCATTGTCCCTGCACGACAATATCAACCGTCCCCACAGGTTCAGCAGCGCCGACGAACTGATCAAGCTTGCCACCGAAAAGGGGTTAAGTATCAGCACAATTATGCTCGATAACGAGAAATGCCTAAACGATGAAAGCACCATACGCACAAAACTTATCGGCATCTGGCAGGCAATGCGCGACAGTGTTGACCGCGGTATCCGCACCGAAGGCATCTTACCCGGCGGCTTAAAAGTGATGCGCCGGGCCCCCGCCCTGCACCGCTCGCTGTGTGTTGAACAAAACAGCGATCCGTTAACGGCCATGGACTGGGTTAATTTGTTTGCCCTGGCGGTCAATGAAGAAAATGCCGCCGGCAGCCGGGTGGTGACCGCACCAACCAACGGCGCTGCCGGGATCATTCCCGCAGTATTATGTTATTACGATAAGTTTATTAAACCGGTAACCGATGAAGATTGCATCCGCTACCTGTTAACGGCTGCCGCCATCGGTATCTTATATAAAACGAATGCTTCTATCTCCGGCGCCGAAGTCGGTTGCCAGGGAGAAGTCGGCGTCGCCTGTTCTATGGCCGCCGGAGCCCTAACCGAGATCATGGGCGGTAGCCCCACACAGGTAGAAAATGCCGCAGAAATCGGCATGGAGCATAATTTAGGCCTGACCTGCGATCCCGTAGGCGGTTTGGTACAGGTGCCCTGTATCGAGCGTAATGCCATGGGCTCGGTCAAAGCCATTAATGCTTCACGTTTGGCGCTCAGAGGCACAGGCACGCAAAAAGTCTCCCTGGACAAGGTTATCAAGACCATGTGGGATACCGGTAATGATATGAAGAGCAAATATAAGGAAACATCCCGCGGCGGTTTGGCGGTTAATATTATCGAGTGTTAA
- the pabB gene encoding aminodeoxychorismate synthase component I, giving the protein MTTKALVLNDNITPLAFFTPLSHQPWAIWLDSCDSGHIDSRYDIIVWQPVVTLQTFGDTTKIDDRETGQQLQSKDDPLSLVKKYQAQAFKGFSIEINELPFNGGAVGYFSYDLGRRFEQLPQNAEQDITLPEMAVGLYQQAVIFDNQSQRYFLMCPEHQRSEIEKQIRDMLNSKVQVSNSSFSLATDWRSNMSRASYGEKFNRVQDYLRSGDCYQINLAQRFSAEYQGDEFAAYRALRQKNQAPFSAFMRFEDSAVLSISPERFLRLEQGKVQSKPIKGTRARSTDPKTDQANADALKTASKDRAENLMIVDLLRNDISKTCQPGSVQVPKLFDIESFPAVHHLVSTVEGELAQGFDGTDLLRGAFPGGSITGAPKIRAMEIIEELEPHRRSVYCGSIGYLSACGNMDTSITIRTLVCHTSSQQNSPQRTIHCWAGGGVVADSKVDCEYQETYDKVEKILPVLSRLTVN; this is encoded by the coding sequence ATCACCACTAAGGCGCTGGTATTAAACGACAATATTACGCCATTAGCATTTTTCACTCCCCTGTCCCATCAGCCCTGGGCCATCTGGTTAGACTCCTGCGACAGTGGCCATATCGACAGCCGCTACGATATCATCGTCTGGCAACCTGTAGTGACTTTGCAAACTTTCGGCGATACCACCAAGATTGATGACCGGGAAACGGGTCAGCAGCTGCAAAGCAAAGATGATCCCCTGAGCTTAGTTAAAAAATATCAGGCGCAAGCCTTTAAAGGTTTTTCAATCGAAATTAACGAGTTACCTTTTAACGGCGGCGCTGTCGGCTATTTCTCCTATGATTTGGGCCGACGTTTTGAACAGCTGCCACAAAACGCCGAGCAGGATATAACGCTCCCGGAAATGGCCGTCGGTTTATATCAGCAGGCGGTGATTTTTGATAATCAAAGCCAACGCTACTTTTTAATGTGCCCGGAGCATCAACGCAGCGAAATAGAAAAGCAGATACGGGACATGCTAAACAGCAAAGTTCAGGTCTCAAATTCATCTTTTTCCTTAGCCACCGATTGGCGCTCGAATATGAGTAGAGCCAGTTACGGAGAAAAATTTAACCGGGTGCAGGACTACCTGCGCTCGGGAGATTGTTATCAAATCAATCTCGCGCAAAGATTTTCCGCCGAATATCAGGGAGATGAATTTGCGGCTTACCGGGCACTGAGGCAAAAAAACCAGGCACCGTTTTCCGCCTTTATGCGCTTTGAAGACAGCGCAGTATTAAGCATTTCTCCCGAGCGTTTTTTACGCCTGGAACAAGGCAAGGTACAAAGTAAACCCATCAAAGGCACACGAGCGCGCAGCACAGATCCGAAAACAGATCAGGCCAACGCCGATGCCTTAAAAACTGCCAGTAAAGACAGAGCCGAAAACCTGATGATAGTGGATTTACTCCGAAATGATATCAGTAAAACCTGCCAGCCCGGTTCGGTTCAAGTGCCGAAGTTATTTGATATTGAAAGTTTCCCCGCCGTGCATCATTTAGTCAGCACGGTTGAAGGTGAACTGGCTCAGGGCTTTGACGGCACTGACCTGCTGCGCGGCGCCTTTCCCGGCGGTTCAATCACAGGCGCACCGAAAATCCGCGCCATGGAAATCATCGAAGAGCTCGAACCCCACAGGCGCAGTGTCTACTGTGGCTCAATCGGTTATTTAAGTGCCTGCGGCAATATGGATACCAGTATCACAATACGTACCTTGGTTTGCCACACGAGTTCGCAGCAAAACTCACCACAAAGAACCATACATTGCTGGGCCGGTGGTGGTGTCGTCGCCGATTCCAAGGTAGACTGTGAATATCAGGAGACCTATGACAAGGTCGAAAAAATATTGCCGGTATTGTCCCGGTTGACTGTCAATTGA
- a CDS encoding permease, which produces MTITIQMLQETLNMFLFLGVELTLLFLLISYLVGVLQHYIPPEKISSILSGRKGKGYIVAGLLGVITPFCSCSTIPFLKGLLRARAGFGTMMVFLFASPLLSPVILGLFAVTFGLQVAVFYFFVAMTIAVIAGYSLEKLGFEQYVRAGVYQEVTPGKACATTCGDSGVKVNRWLSIWHSTWGDFKKVFPFLMAGIALGSVIYGVMPTDFVAEVASENNPLAVPVAAVIGIPLYIRAEAVIPLSAALASKGMALGAVMALIIGSAGASLTEVILLKSLFKNQMIIAFLTVVISMAIAAGYLYSYLF; this is translated from the coding sequence ATGACCATCACAATACAAATGTTGCAAGAAACGCTGAATATGTTTTTATTTCTCGGGGTGGAACTGACCCTGTTATTTTTGTTGATCAGTTATCTGGTGGGGGTATTGCAGCACTATATTCCGCCGGAAAAAATCAGCAGCATCTTAAGCGGCAGGAAAGGTAAGGGTTATATTGTTGCCGGCTTGTTGGGGGTGATCACTCCCTTTTGCTCCTGTTCGACCATACCTTTTCTCAAAGGTCTGTTAAGGGCCAGGGCGGGCTTTGGCACTATGATGGTGTTTTTATTTGCCAGTCCTTTGCTCAGCCCGGTGATTTTAGGGTTATTTGCGGTAACGTTTGGTCTGCAGGTGGCGGTGTTTTACTTTTTCGTTGCCATGACGATAGCGGTTATCGCCGGTTACAGCCTGGAGAAACTGGGATTTGAACAATATGTCAGGGCCGGGGTTTATCAGGAAGTTACGCCTGGTAAAGCTTGTGCTACGACTTGCGGCGACAGCGGCGTTAAAGTCAACAGGTGGCTGAGCATCTGGCACAGTACCTGGGGGGATTTTAAAAAAGTATTTCCATTTCTGATGGCAGGTATTGCCCTGGGCTCGGTGATTTATGGTGTGATGCCGACAGACTTTGTCGCCGAGGTGGCCAGTGAAAACAATCCCTTGGCGGTGCCGGTGGCGGCGGTGATCGGCATACCCCTTTATATCCGGGCTGAGGCGGTGATCCCTCTTAGTGCTGCGTTGGCTTCAAAAGGCATGGCACTCGGGGCCGTGATGGCGCTGATCATCGGCAGTGCCGGCGCCAGCTTAACCGAAGTTATCTTGCTCAAATCACTTTTTAAAAATCAAATGATTATCGCCTTTTTGACTGTGGTTATTTCGATGGCGATTGCCGCCGGATATTTATATTCCTACCTGTTTTAG
- the cysB gene encoding HTH-type transcriptional regulator CysB translates to MKLQQLRYIVEVQNNNLNVSATAEHLYTSQPGISKQVRMLEDELGIQIFGRSGKHLTHVTPAGQEVINIATQILSKVEGIKAVAREHTQPDEGKLRIATTHTQARYALPSVIQGFIKKYSKVSLHMYQGTPAQISDAAAKGEADFAIATESLHLYNDLVMLPCYHWNRSIIVRPDHPLAKKKTLTIEDIAQYSLVTYVFGFTGRSELDTAFSDAGVEPKIAFTATDADVIKTYVRLGVGIGVIASMAMEPDIDSDLVTLDASHLFKASTTKIGFRRGTFLRGYMFDFIERFAPHLTRDLVTRAMLLKSNHEIEELLADVELPVR, encoded by the coding sequence ATGAAGTTGCAACAGCTCCGCTATATTGTCGAAGTCCAGAATAATAACCTGAATGTCTCCGCGACCGCCGAGCATTTATATACCTCTCAGCCCGGTATCAGTAAGCAGGTGAGAATGCTTGAAGATGAACTGGGCATTCAGATTTTTGGCCGTAGCGGCAAACACTTGACCCATGTCACCCCGGCGGGGCAGGAAGTGATCAATATTGCTACCCAGATTTTGTCTAAGGTGGAAGGGATCAAAGCGGTTGCCCGCGAGCATACCCAGCCGGATGAAGGGAAACTCAGGATCGCAACCACCCATACCCAGGCCCGTTATGCTTTACCCTCAGTGATCCAGGGCTTTATTAAGAAATATTCCAAAGTGTCTTTGCATATGTACCAGGGCACGCCGGCACAAATCAGCGATGCAGCGGCCAAAGGGGAGGCGGATTTTGCCATAGCCACCGAGTCTTTGCACTTATACAACGATTTGGTGATGCTGCCTTGTTACCACTGGAACCGCAGTATTATCGTGCGCCCGGATCATCCGCTGGCCAAGAAAAAGACACTGACCATAGAAGATATTGCCCAGTATTCCCTGGTCACCTATGTTTTTGGTTTTACCGGCCGCTCCGAGCTCGATACTGCCTTTAGCGATGCCGGGGTTGAACCGAAAATCGCCTTTACCGCCACCGATGCCGATGTTATTAAAACCTATGTCCGTTTAGGGGTGGGCATTGGCGTGATTGCTTCGATGGCGATGGAGCCGGATATTGACAGCGATCTGGTGACTTTGGATGCCAGTCATTTATTTAAGGCCAGTACCACAAAAATAGGCTTTCGCCGCGGTACTTTCCTGCGTGGTTATATGTTTGACTTTATCGAGCGTTTTGCGCCGCACCTTACCCGGGATCTGGTAACCCGTGCTATGCTGCTGAAAAGCAATCATGAAATTGAAGAGCTGCTGGCGGACGTTGAACTGCCGGTACGTTAG
- a CDS encoding fumarate hydratase: protein MAIIKQQDLIDSVADALQYISYYHPIDFIQALEQAYNKEESQAAKDAIAQILINSRMSAQGKRPICQDTGIVTCFVKIGMDVQWDKTDMTVQQMIDEGTRRAYLNPDNPLRASIVADPAGARKNTKDNTPSVVHLDMVAGDHLEVMIAAKGGGSENKTKMVMLNPSDSVADWVVKTLPTMGAGWCPPGMLGIGIGGTAEKAGVLAKESLMDPVDIQELIERGPENAEEELRLEIYERVNKLGIGAQGLGGLTTVVDVKINSMPTHAASKPVVMIPNCAATRHVHFHLDGSGPADLTPPKLEEWPEITWEVGENVRRVNADELTKADIKEWKTGETVLLSGKILTGRDAAHKRIQQLLESGEGLPEGVDFTNKFIYYVGPVDAVGDEAVGPAGPTTATRMDKFTEMMLADTGLLGTIGKAERGPGTVESIKNHKSVYLMAVGGAAYLVSKAVKKAKVVAFEDLGMEAIYEFEVEDMPVTVAVDSLGESAHVTGPAIWQAKIEELDSKLQS, encoded by the coding sequence ATGGCTATCATTAAACAGCAAGATTTAATTGACAGTGTTGCCGATGCTTTGCAATACATATCCTATTATCACCCGATTGACTTTATCCAGGCGCTGGAGCAGGCCTATAACAAAGAAGAAAGTCAGGCGGCTAAAGATGCCATCGCGCAAATCCTGATCAACTCGCGCATGTCTGCCCAGGGTAAACGTCCCATTTGCCAGGATACCGGTATCGTAACCTGTTTCGTGAAAATCGGTATGGATGTCCAGTGGGACAAAACCGATATGACAGTGCAGCAAATGATTGATGAAGGTACCCGCCGCGCTTACCTGAACCCGGATAACCCGTTAAGGGCCTCTATTGTTGCCGATCCTGCCGGGGCGCGTAAAAACACTAAAGATAATACCCCTTCAGTGGTGCACCTGGATATGGTAGCAGGCGATCACCTCGAAGTGATGATCGCGGCCAAAGGCGGCGGCAGTGAAAATAAAACCAAGATGGTGATGTTGAACCCGAGTGACTCAGTGGCGGACTGGGTAGTGAAAACCTTACCGACCATGGGCGCCGGCTGGTGTCCGCCGGGCATGTTAGGCATAGGTATCGGCGGCACCGCGGAAAAAGCCGGGGTACTTGCTAAAGAAAGCTTGATGGATCCGGTTGACATCCAAGAGCTGATCGAACGCGGACCAGAAAATGCCGAAGAAGAATTGCGCCTGGAAATTTACGAGCGGGTGAATAAGCTTGGCATCGGCGCCCAGGGGCTTGGCGGTTTAACCACAGTGGTGGATGTTAAAATCAACAGTATGCCGACCCATGCCGCTTCTAAACCTGTGGTGATGATCCCCAACTGCGCCGCCACCCGTCATGTGCATTTCCACCTTGACGGCTCTGGACCTGCGGATTTAACACCGCCGAAACTGGAAGAGTGGCCGGAAATTACCTGGGAAGTGGGTGAAAATGTACGCCGGGTTAATGCCGATGAGCTGACCAAGGCGGATATTAAGGAATGGAAAACCGGTGAAACCGTGCTGCTTAGCGGTAAGATTTTAACCGGCCGTGACGCCGCCCATAAGCGCATTCAGCAATTGCTTGAATCCGGTGAAGGTTTACCTGAAGGGGTTGATTTTACCAACAAATTTATCTATTACGTTGGCCCGGTCGATGCTGTTGGTGATGAAGCGGTGGGTCCTGCCGGACCGACCACGGCGACCCGTATGGATAAGTTTACCGAAATGATGCTGGCCGATACCGGTTTGTTAGGCACTATAGGTAAAGCCGAGCGTGGTCCGGGTACGGTTGAGAGCATTAAAAACCACAAATCGGTTTACCTGATGGCGGTAGGCGGGGCGGCTTACCTGGTGTCTAAAGCGGTGAAAAAAGCCAAAGTGGTAGCCTTTGAAGACTTGGGAATGGAGGCCATTTATGAGTTTGAAGTCGAAGATATGCCGGTTACCGTTGCCGTTGACAGCTTGGGCGAGTCTGCCCATGTCACCGGTCCTGCTATCTGGCAGGCAAAAATAGAAGAGCTGGACAGCAAATTACAATCTTAA
- a CDS encoding ArsR/SmtB family transcription factor, with product MEIETTAKIFKELGHPTRLKIFKRLVKAGFEGLPVGGLQEELAIPGSTLSHHISNLASAGLIQQRREGRILYCVVEYARLLGVIRFLQDECCLDMPAELQNDRQSNASPE from the coding sequence ATGGAAATAGAAACTACCGCCAAAATATTTAAAGAACTGGGACACCCAACCCGGTTAAAAATTTTTAAACGTCTGGTAAAAGCCGGTTTTGAAGGCCTGCCGGTGGGCGGACTGCAGGAAGAACTCGCCATTCCCGGCTCTACCCTTTCCCATCATATTTCCAACCTCGCCTCCGCCGGTTTAATTCAGCAAAGGCGGGAAGGGCGTATCCTCTATTGTGTGGTGGAGTATGCCCGCCTGCTTGGCGTGATCCGTTTTTTACAGGATGAATGTTGTCTTGATATGCCCGCTGAGTTACAAAACGATCGGCAAAGCAACGCAAGCCCAGAATAG
- a CDS encoding M24 family metallopeptidase translates to MAVGIGGSTAELELSKLMDMTGDVVEISLAEYQQRIARAQQLMRELDIAALYINAGTNLAYFTGTLWSASERMVGALLPARGNLVYIAPWFEQSTLDGFMQVKAPSAPWHEHESPYELLLDLLYDNDISQGRVALDESSPFFLADGLVQAAKNKGVVLDFVSSAPVTAACRMIKSDAEIALLQRAKEMTLAVHKAAARILRPGITTDEVSRFIYQAHRKVGAAKGSSFCIVLFGGDTAYPHGVKTPKVLEENDMVLIDTGCMLHGYNSDITRSYVFGQASERQRSVWLHEKEAQAAAFAAAQIGLACENADTGARQYLETRGYGPDYQVPGLPHRTGHGIGLDIHEGPYLVRGDKTLLSAGMCFSNEPMICIYGEFGVRLEDHFYMTEQGPEWFTQPACSIDDPFGYESKGEV, encoded by the coding sequence ATGGCAGTGGGTATAGGCGGCTCTACAGCTGAGCTGGAACTAAGCAAATTAATGGACATGACCGGGGATGTCGTGGAAATCTCCCTGGCGGAATATCAACAGCGTATCGCCAGGGCGCAGCAACTGATGCGTGAGCTCGATATTGCCGCTTTATATATCAATGCCGGTACCAATCTCGCTTATTTTACCGGCACCCTGTGGTCAGCTTCCGAGCGCATGGTGGGGGCGCTGTTACCGGCCAGGGGGAACTTGGTCTATATTGCTCCCTGGTTTGAACAAAGCACCCTGGACGGTTTTATGCAGGTTAAGGCGCCTTCGGCCCCCTGGCATGAGCATGAATCCCCTTATGAGTTATTGCTGGACCTGCTTTATGATAATGATATCAGTCAGGGCCGGGTGGCTCTCGATGAATCCAGCCCATTCTTCCTGGCGGACGGTCTGGTCCAGGCGGCTAAAAATAAAGGGGTGGTGCTGGATTTTGTTTCCAGTGCGCCGGTCACAGCGGCTTGTCGCATGATTAAATCCGATGCGGAAATTGCCTTATTGCAGCGGGCCAAAGAGATGACCTTGGCGGTGCACAAGGCGGCGGCGCGGATATTAAGGCCGGGTATCACCACAGATGAGGTCAGCCGCTTTATTTATCAGGCCCACAGGAAAGTCGGGGCGGCAAAAGGCTCGTCGTTTTGTATTGTGCTCTTTGGCGGCGATACAGCTTATCCCCATGGCGTAAAAACCCCTAAAGTGCTCGAAGAAAATGACATGGTGCTTATCGATACCGGTTGTATGCTGCACGGTTACAATTCGGATATTACCCGCAGTTATGTTTTTGGCCAGGCCAGCGAGCGGCAACGCTCGGTATGGCTGCATGAAAAAGAGGCCCAGGCGGCGGCCTTTGCCGCAGCCCAAATAGGGCTTGCTTGCGAAAATGCGGATACCGGCGCCCGGCAATATTTAGAAACCCGGGGATATGGCCCGGATTATCAGGTACCGGGTCTACCGCACCGCACCGGCCACGGTATCGGCCTGGATATCCATGAAGGCCCCTACCTGGTGCGTGGCGATAAAACCTTGCTTAGCGCCGGTATGTGTTTTTCCAACGAACCTATGATTTGTATCTATGGCGAATTTGGTGTGCGCCTGGAAGATCATTTTTATATGACAGAGCAAGGGCCTGAGTGGTTTACCCAGCCGGCCTGCAGCATTGACGATCCTTTTGGCTATGAGTCTAAGGGGGAAGTCTGA
- a CDS encoding CoA pyrophosphatase yields MNKSEFIQKFQFQRLMASQKTSCSHGKLKVAAVLVPLVEKPDSLDVLLTKRASHLKHHGGQISFPGGKAEPEDENLIATAIREAEEEIGLSPDNVEVIGQLNPYRTISGYIVTPIIGFVPGNYSYHADDNEVAEIFQVPLQHFLNSHNHQTLQAMLHGRQHQVHFMPYQHYNIWGATAAMLKDLAEHLV; encoded by the coding sequence ATGAATAAAAGCGAATTCATACAAAAATTTCAATTTCAGCGCCTGATGGCATCACAAAAAACCTCCTGCTCCCATGGCAAATTGAAAGTGGCCGCGGTGTTAGTGCCTCTGGTCGAAAAGCCTGATTCTTTAGATGTCTTGCTCACCAAAAGGGCCAGTCACTTGAAGCACCACGGCGGCCAGATAAGCTTTCCAGGCGGTAAAGCCGAACCCGAAGATGAAAATTTAATTGCCACCGCAATACGCGAAGCCGAGGAAGAAATCGGCCTGAGCCCGGACAATGTTGAAGTCATCGGCCAGCTCAATCCCTACCGCACGATTTCCGGTTATATCGTCACCCCAATCATCGGCTTTGTACCCGGTAATTATAGTTATCACGCAGACGATAATGAAGTGGCAGAAATTTTCCAGGTGCCTTTGCAGCATTTTTTAAACAGCCATAATCATCAAACCCTGCAGGCAATGCTTCATGGCCGGCAGCACCAGGTGCATTTTATGCCTTATCAGCACTACAACATCTGGGGCGCAACTGCTGCGATGTTAAAAGATCTGGCGGAACATTTGGTTTAA
- a CDS encoding S9 family peptidase, which yields MKKLSSLAGLSLISLATGLAANANAEIFTVEALNNLNQLHDVKLSPDGNTLVYGLKKGTVSKDNHLYRQDIKSGKVQQLTSHKQGEYNVVFSGDGQSLYFLSGRSGSSQIWQLPLNGGEARQITDLALDIDGFTLSEDEKTFALAMTVKPGCQTLKCTVDAREVDSKKKHNVRTYDQLMVRHWDTWLTEYKEHLFVASLPESGMIKNATDIMPNWQGDIAGIGEVSFHPQGKTLVFSAKQPAKDNAWTTNFDLFELDLASVSSAVDADTEIKLTNITADNKAWDAAPVFSPNGRFLAYKAMSTPGYESDKFSIRVRDNVTGQVKDIAKQWDRSVKELKFSDDSRSLFATAQDVGQRSIFAINPEFGDVRNVYNVGSAGDLSIAGDLIVFTRHTLNSPKDVFAINSDGYGFKQLTDINKDKLADIQFGDYEQFNFKGWNNETVHGYWMKPANFEQGKKYPIAYLVHGGPQGSFGNMFHYRWNAQLWAAQGYGVVMVDFHGSIGYGQAFTDSIARDWGGKPLEDLQKGLAHITQSQKWLDGDNACALGASYGGYMMNWIAGNWPDRFKCLINHAGLFDMPSFYTSTEELWFPEHDMGGPLWQGSEDYNKFNPAAFVNNWQTPTLVIQGELDYRVPYAQSLGAFTTLQRKGIDSRLVVFPGEDHHIRNPDNLIVWYQEVFDWLARYTGDVNAGNSAETSVDSQDHNALAGK from the coding sequence ATGAAAAAACTCTCTTCCCTGGCCGGGTTATCTTTGATAAGTCTGGCAACCGGCTTGGCAGCAAACGCCAATGCTGAAATCTTTACCGTAGAAGCCCTCAATAACCTCAACCAGCTCCATGATGTTAAGTTGTCGCCGGACGGCAATACTTTGGTTTATGGCCTGAAAAAAGGCACGGTTTCAAAAGATAATCACCTTTATCGTCAGGATATTAAATCCGGCAAAGTGCAGCAACTTACCAGCCACAAACAAGGCGAATACAATGTGGTGTTTTCTGGTGATGGCCAGAGCCTGTATTTTCTCTCCGGGCGCAGCGGTTCTTCGCAAATCTGGCAATTGCCGCTAAACGGCGGAGAAGCCAGACAAATCACAGATTTAGCCCTGGATATCGACGGTTTTACCTTAAGCGAAGACGAAAAGACCTTTGCCCTTGCCATGACGGTTAAACCCGGCTGCCAGACGCTTAAATGCACTGTTGATGCCCGGGAAGTCGACAGCAAAAAGAAACACAATGTCCGCACTTATGATCAACTGATGGTGCGTCACTGGGATACCTGGCTTACCGAGTATAAAGAGCATCTTTTTGTTGCCAGTTTGCCTGAGTCGGGCATGATCAAAAATGCCACGGATATTATGCCCAACTGGCAGGGTGATATTGCCGGTATCGGTGAAGTCAGTTTCCACCCACAGGGAAAAACCTTGGTTTTTTCTGCGAAACAGCCGGCGAAAGATAATGCCTGGACCACCAACTTTGACTTGTTTGAACTCGATTTAGCCAGCGTCAGCTCAGCGGTCGATGCAGATACAGAAATTAAACTCACCAATATCACCGCAGATAATAAAGCCTGGGATGCCGCACCGGTCTTTTCGCCCAACGGCCGCTTCCTTGCCTATAAGGCGATGAGCACCCCGGGTTATGAGTCAGATAAATTTTCTATCCGGGTGCGGGACAATGTCACCGGCCAGGTGAAAGATATTGCCAAGCAATGGGATCGCTCGGTTAAAGAGCTCAAGTTTAGCGACGACAGCCGCAGCCTGTTCGCTACCGCGCAGGATGTCGGACAAAGAAGCATCTTCGCCATTAACCCTGAATTTGGCGATGTCCGCAATGTTTATAATGTCGGCAGCGCAGGTGATTTATCCATTGCCGGTGACTTAATTGTGTTCACCCGTCATACCCTTAACAGCCCGAAAGATGTTTTTGCCATCAACAGCGACGGTTACGGCTTTAAACAGCTCACCGATATCAATAAAGATAAGCTTGCCGATATTCAATTCGGTGATTACGAGCAGTTTAACTTCAAGGGCTGGAACAATGAAACCGTTCACGGCTACTGGATGAAACCTGCCAACTTTGAGCAAGGGAAAAAATACCCTATTGCTTATCTGGTACATGGCGGCCCGCAGGGCAGCTTTGGCAACATGTTCCATTACCGCTGGAACGCCCAGTTATGGGCGGCGCAGGGTTATGGCGTCGTGATGGTCGACTTCCACGGCTCTATCGGTTACGGTCAGGCCTTTACCGATTCTATCGCCCGCGACTGGGGCGGAAAACCGCTTGAAGACCTGCAAAAAGGTTTAGCCCATATTACACAAAGCCAGAAATGGTTAGACGGCGATAATGCCTGTGCCTTAGGGGCGTCTTACGGCGGTTATATGATGAACTGGATTGCCGGCAACTGGCCGGATCGTTTTAAATGTCTGATCAATCACGCCGGTTTGTTCGATATGCCAAGCTTCTACACCAGCACCGAAGAGTTATGGTTCCCCGAGCATGATATGGGGGGACCGTTATGGCAGGGCAGTGAAGACTACAATAAGTTTAACCCCGCCGCATTTGTCAATAACTGGCAAACCCCGACCTTAGTGATCCAGGGGGAGCTGGATTACCGGGTGCCGTATGCGCAAAGTTTGGGGGCTTTTACCACTTTACAGCGTAAAGGCATCGACAGCCGTTTGGTGGTGTTTCCTGGCGAAGATCATCATATCCGCAATCCGGATAACCTGATTGTCTGGTATCAGGAAGTGTTTGACTGGTTGGCGCGTTATACCGGCGATGTTAACGCAGGAAATAGCGCAGAGACCAGTGTTGACAGCCAAGATCACAATGCCTTAGCCGGGAAATAG